DNA from Magnolia sinica isolate HGM2019 chromosome 19, MsV1, whole genome shotgun sequence:
CCATCCATACTAGGGTCCATCTggtcaacggtctggatctcaaACCATTCACGTGCACTGAATGGTGTTATTTGAGAAACTGAATGATTTTTGAAGCGCAGGCCCTACCATGCCTCTTACTCGAAAGATGTAATACATAGTGGTGGGGCCACAGAtgggtgatccagactgttggaaTGGCCAAAGGTCTCCTGAACCATCAGATCGACCGCTGCATCACTCATTCCCACACGTACTATACTTAACAGAGCAAAATAGTATTGATCCTTCCCGATGAGCATTGTATTTTGgaattgtggcccatccatgatcaggcccacataTAAGCCATTCTAAGTAGACCCTATCCATGATCGGACAGACTACCTACAGTTAGTTGTAGGTTAAACAACGACCCATGGAGAAATTAAGAAATTATGAAAGCGAATCTTAAAAGGGCTGTAGCGTACAAAcgggttgtaggtgatcagtacTCAAAATCAGGTGGATTGCCCTTAGGACTAATCACCTACAAGCGGTTGCACGCTACGGCACATTTTTTTAAAAGTATGAATCCGGTAATAGCATTTCTATTTTAAGCGTAGCTTGCAAATGGATGTGGGCTAACAGTGGCTTTTTAATGAAATTCAGTtcgttcatcatgtaggcccctcCTAATCTCCTTGGATCCCAAAACCGAGGTCTCTCCggtactcatgtgggccacatcatataaaGACATCCAGACAACAAATTTCCCCTTTTCATAATGTAGAGCTTTGATCCGTGGATAGAAATTGCATTCTCTCTAAATATAATATGTAACATCTTCAGGACTTTCTCCTAATTTTACATTTATAAGTACGGATATGCTGACAGATTCAGATGGACGTGGGTCTGGTTGTCAGAAATTTAACCCGTCTTCCCTTCGTTGATTCTCTGTGAAACGGCAATCGAACCGCCCGTAACTGACACAATTGGCCCCCCTCCACTCGCCAGTGATGATCCATACCGTTCGTCTGGAAGATCCCAGGTAGGTTTGGGCCTGCAGCCATTAGCTTGTGCGGCCATCGTCATGTATATGtcatatccactccgtttatccgTTTCACCAGCTCATTGTAATGCATAAGCCCAAACATGAGGCTGAAGGAATGCTTCaggggaccacaccacgggaaacagtgtggacgaacacccaccattaaaaacttctttggggccacatgagtttttgatCAAGCGTACGTGTTtgtgtgtatacatatatacacGTGTGCGCGCACACACATGAAACGGGttagatgcaaataaacatcatggcgggccctaggaatgtttcaaccaGGGAAAGGAATCGATGCGTAGCTataacacatcacggtgggccgcgtACATCTTTGTGTTCctgcaaatccaaatttcaacgGCCAGAGATCTCCCGTTAAAAACAACATTGCAAAATACCGTTTTCTAACCCATAAGCAAATACCATACCACGTGTACGGTGATCTGAACCAGACACCCCTtcgatccaccgttgatttggctactgaccaaAGATCTCTTTGATTGGACGATTATAATAATCCGATAGAAGATACTTTCCTACTGAACGGGTAGTCTGCAGATTTTGTGTTTTAGTGTTCATTTGTAAGGCTCCAATTAAGGGGCTCCGGTCATCCAAACATCGTGAATTTTGGATCATGGTCCAGTCACTACAGGAATTCCATATGTACAGTTTCGATCTTGTCCATCTAATCCACGTGCATGCAGAAATGGCATGGAGGGCCACGCATCGGCTCCCTTAACTCAGCTTCATATGGACACTGATGATAGATCTCAGGATAACAAGATTCCTGCTACGTGGGCCATTGAGGAAAGCTTTGATACTGTTGCAGGGAGTGacggatgatactcaggcacttagaaattacttgaaaATTGCATATACGGCCTACAAAGTATTTCAATTTCGACTGTCCCAATTACGGGTCccggtttagatgtatcattaacAAAAATTagtgattatttgattatctaaattGCAAATTGGtgtacatttattggacggctaaaatgAAAAATAACCAGTGGTCTTCTTTCAACAAGCTAGTGTCCACGGATCTGAGGTTTACGATTGTATGATGAATACCAACAGTATACTCACGACAGCGTGCGTTGCCACGCACTGGCCACTTTATGAGATGGtatgatgatttgaaccgttcatttcGTTAATTACTGTAATAAACACGATATTATATCATAACACGCTTcagtgatgatcctaaccattgcatTTTATAGTTGAATTCCATCCATTGAAAACTTTCCTTTCCTTTCAGATCATACTTAAATAGTTATAAAATCATCTACAGATAACTGTTGCCCTTATAAGGTAGATTCCACAATATGGACAGTTCTGATCATTGGACCACTCAGCGTGTGGGCCTCATTGGGTGGGGACTCACACGCTAGTTATATCTCGCGACAGACCCAATAAACGAACTCGTCTGTTCGGACATGCGGCGCCAAGCTGAGCCATGGGTGACTAACAGTATAGTCCGTTAGGCCACGTAGGATGTCACCCGCCGTTAAGACCCTGCCTCTGTGCGGGCGCTCCATTCCGTTAGAATATTTAACGGTTTCAGATCCGGTCTCCTTCTAACCAGCATGCTTTCTCCTCCTATATAAGCCTCCTCGCTCTCCATTTTCTtgattctccctctctctctctctctctctctctgagagaaGAAAGCCGATCGCCCTCTCTATTGGTAGTTTCTACCACGATTTCAGAGGTGATTTTAGCTGTTTTTTTCCAGACGATCGATTTCACATCCATTTCCTGCTTTTTTACTGGATGAGCTTTGTTAATCTCATCAGATCTTGTTTTTTATGCATTTCTTTGATGATTTAGTTGGATTAGCTTATTACATTCCTCAGATCCTATAGTTTTTGCACTGAATCTGTAAAAATCACTGAAAATGATCTTCATCTTGCTGATAAACAGCATTTTCTTAAAAAGTTTTCTTGTTCTGCACGAAAATCCACGACCATTTCTGTGATTTTCTCTCTTGATTTCAAGAAAATCTCCTGGAAATTTGCCCAAAATCGCATTTCCTTCGATTTTCTCTTCTGTTTCAAGAAAATCTGCAAGCGTTTAGCTTGGAAACGCATTTCGTTTGATTTCCTCTTTTGCTTTCAGCAACAAATGCAGAAGGAGATCGGTCCCGCCAATGGCGGCATCAGAGCTGCCATGTCGACTCCCAATTTCTCTCAGAATCAACGGCTCTCCGCATCTCCTCATAGAAACTCCGACGGTTGCGATCTCACCAGTATCTACTCCATCGTACCTCCTCCCAAAGACTCTGTTCCCAACTCGAGCTCCATTTCCATAAGCCCATCTTCATGCTCCTGCGATGAAGAGAACGCAAACGCGACGGAAAACCGCCTCTACCTAGCGACGCTCGCGTTACAATACCACGATTTATACGAAAAGTACGGTGCGTGTCTCTCTCGTCTGCACGAAACCACGCAAGAGGTGGAGGCGCTTCGTCAGGAGAACACGAGGCTTCGGATTGCGAACGGAGATCTAAGCAAGCGGCTGAGCCTCTTGACGGGAAAACCGAGCTCGCTGCCGAGTCGAGTCGGCTCGCCCGGCTTTCAGCCGCTATCAGTCGTGAATGATTTCCGGCGCCTTTGCGTGGGAGATGGTGGACGCAACGGCCGGGCTTCGAGCGAGGTCCCGGAAACGAGTCCGACGAGCGTGCTTGGTTACGGGGAGAATCGTTTCGAGAAGAAGAGCACGGAACGGGTTACACTGCCGAAGAGCATCTCGGTACGGTCGAGCGGATTTCTGAAGGTGAGTCCACCAAGTGGGAGTAACGCGAGTTCTAGTCGCGCCAACCGATTCCGCCCCACAAGTCCGCTAACTGTCGGATCGGTGAGTTCCGATTTCTTCATTTAtaattgctttttatttctttttctttattttattttattttttctttttccaggcAGTCGTTTTTTAACGAAACCAGAAAATTTCTATTGCAAAATGACTGAAATGACCCTATCCTCCCGGGAAACTGGGTACAGCATTTTTCTGCTTTAATACGAGGCATTTTTCGTAGTTTTTACATTAAGTAGCTGTTTAAATCTCTATGCGTTGATTATTTTTGGCCtaaggacgaaaataccctttgAATTCAATGTCCTTAATCAATTACTTCGATAGGTTTAAGGATATTTTGGTCATTAACTGAGAATTTCCCGGGATTTTACTGAATTAAGTCCACCGGAGTTGATACAAACGTCTCGAGATTCGGCTTTTTATTTCCAAAAAGGCAATACTGTGAAAGGTATTTCTCACCTATGGCAATGTTGTCATTTACACTGATGTTGGGCTTACATGGTTTCAGAATGCAGCATTGTTGTGTTGGGAACGAAAATACCCTTCGAAGATAATGGCCTTCGTCAATTAGTTGAATACGGATCGTCTGTTTTCGTCAAGCAGCAAAATTGTGATTGTTGCAATCTAACTGGACCGTGTGATCGTGTACTTGCATGGTGATTGAGATTGGACCCATCACTATTCAGTAAACGAGGAAAAAAGCGGGAAAGTCGTGCCtttggcaaacagaggatccggaggTTATTTTGGtcaaataaattttcatttttctgaacCGCCTTCGCGATTGGATTTTATATTCTAAAAAGCGACACTGTGAAAGGTATTTTCGGTGTGCTCTATCGCGAATATGTCATTGATGGACGTGGGACTCTGTCGTAGTCATTTCCCCTCCCACGAGAAATTACATGGTCTTGGCCCGAGGGCCCAGGAATCCATTTTGCTCTCGCGCATCGAGTTTGTACTTGGGAACTCAGGTTTTAGGAGTCCGGAGAGccgatttggtgggccccataccgTTGGCAATATTTCTAATCTAAACAGTATGTACTGGCCACCGACTCAATGAGCATGGTCGGACTCATTGAACTCTTGATCTAGACcgccgaaccatgggccccactagtatTGACTGAAAGCTGCATGACCTTTTAACCGTGGATCGTATAATTCCTGTGGTCTCTTCCTCAAGAAATATACGGTCGTCGATTGAGATCTTGTTCGGCCAAAGAACATCAAAGGTGGTGGGATCTTCCTAGCGATCCAAATCGGTCATTGCTGCACGACATGGTCTATGGATTATGTATCCAAATGTCACCTATTTCTGATCCTAGCCGTCCAGATTGGCCCATCACGTGACTGGAAGTCGGGCCCCACCTGTTGGATACCTAGTACCACTGTCACTTGTAGTAAAATAACTGatttctatcttctttttttaataatgaTGTATTTTACTCATTTTTTAATAACTGTAGCAACGCGTATACGTTCCTGGAGAGAAGAACGACGAGGCAGCGCTGGAGTTCGAGGTTTATAACCAAGGCATGTTCAAGACGGAGCTCTGCAACAAGTGGCAGGAGAGCGGGACGTGTCCGTACGGAGACCACTGCCAGTTCGCCCATGGCATCGGAGAGCTCCGACCGGTCATCCGCCATCCGCGCTACAAGACTGAGGTCTGCCGGATGGTCCTCGCTGGCGACACGTGCCCCTACGGCCACCGCTGCCACTTCCGCCATGCCCTCACGGAGCAGGAGAGGTTCGTGGGCCCCGCTTGAGcgccatttaaaaaaaagaaaaaagaaaagtcaaATAAAAACTTCTTATGCAACGGCCGCAGGCTGACAGGGCGATGTGCACAGCgcagaaagagagaggaaaatgaTAAATGTTGGGTTGGTTGGGTAATTCCGATGTATATAATCTCACGTAACAATAATAAGGTAGGCCGTCGATGAGTGTTGGTGTGTCGTCGGGTAGACATTTCCTCTGTTGCTTTCTTTcgaaaaaaaacatttttaaaaattttacttttttaatttttgtctTTTTTAAACTGTGTTTAATCTGATTCTTGAGGTAGTTGCTGAGATGGCAGCCATGGCTGTTCTGCGTTGCTGCCTCTCTCTCTTACCCTCTCTCAGACGCTTGCAGTTTCTCAttgcattgctgctgctgctgctgctgggataTCCAAACAACACCAACAAACTCCTGTAATGATGATATTTGATACGGGCACAGTAAGTAATATTCGATTGGAGCTATCATATCGTAACTGATATTCTCCCTCTCTTGAATGCTTTTTCCTACGTGGATACTGCTACAGTAGCATCACATGTTTTCTTTCATGAATTGGTAGAGTCGTGTGTACCAAAAATTCATTACACCCTCCATTCaatgaataattaaaaaagaCCAAGTATTCTGATCGATGGATCATCTAATTCAGTGGTGAGTAGATGAATGGTTTTCGTGCAGCTTCTCCTGGCTATTAGTATGATGGGTCCAAAGGAGTTTGAGTAGGGTGGAATGTACTGAATAATCTTGAATCAGAGTCCCCTACTTGAAGGAAGATGGCTGGGGCTGGAACCTTTATTACTTTTTGTGCGTATTAAGCACTGCATCGATCTTTAAAAAGTAGCAAGTTGGTGGCATGTATTTTTCTCTCACAAGAAATTGCTGCATGTTGCAATTCCCATTGACACGCGTTGCAAATATGTAAGGCAGTTACAAAACCAAACGTATAGACGATAGCCCATTAATCAGATAATCCTAACCAACCAATATTAAATGAGCTTTTGACAAACTCTCTGTTAACCATTGATTTGCCTCCAGTTATTGGACGTCCACGGTTCCTCTTGTCTCTTATTTTGGATGTGGCACTGAAAATCAATGGTCATGATCCCCATGCATACGTACCACTTGTAAAGCTGAAATAGTTTTGATGTGCGCGCACTTCATTCCCGGAACTCCACGAATCAGGCATCATTGTGGTAAAACAATTTGGTCGGTTGTGATGATGGTCACGTGCGTTCGAATGCATTGTAATTACCATGCGTTTGAGTTTCGTGGGGTACGCCTGTGATGTGTACGTAGAATCCAAACGGTACATTGGGCGAGACTCATGGGCACTGAACGTCCGAAGAATCATCCTTACGGACCTTACCAAATACTCACGTGGGATCATACACCATTGAGAGCAATGTACCATAATATCTAACAGCCTATGTTtcgcttgtggcccacctaaatttcggAACCCACATCaattgggttgaatgacatatgcACAGCAAGATGGACCCACAGTCCAGTCCATCCTAAAATTCCTATGGTAGGCGTTCCATCTCCAATGTCCCCTGTtgctccctttggtgtggcccaactaattTAATGAACAGGCTGGTATTTGGAATCTAGGCCTACATTGGAGTCTTATATCGCGACTCGTTGGATGacactcatgcatcatggtgggcccctacagTGTCCGAACTACGGTATTTAGCATGTGTTAGAacgcatgtgatcattccccgtAATGTATTTTCGGCAGAAGAAAGAGCCGGCAGTCCGCTGACCACTGAGGACTCTGTTTATTTCGGCCATGGCATCCCTACTAAACGGTACGTCTCCCAGGACTAAGGCAGGCTTCCAACTCCTACTCCTCTCTACAGGACTCGATTGCGCAGTGTCACACACAGCACGGACGTAGGTAGTGTGTGTTATTGGGAAAGCTCCGTGggcccctttatatatatatatatatatatatatatatatatatatatatatatatatatatatatatatgccatccatctatttttccagctcattttagctaatgagcccaaaaatgaggcaccacaccaaaggaaaccgtggttattgaatgcccaccgttaaaatctttctTGGCCcaactgtaatttttatttgccttgCACCCGGTTGATCAGGTCACATAAACACATATCACCTTGATTTAAAACGTTTGTAaccctcagaagtttttaatgttgaacATTCAATCGCGGCTGTTTCCtaggtgtggtccgcttgagatttggatctacctcattttttatcttatgcGTAAAACGAGCTGccaatatggatggacagcgtggataaaatacggcccacagagcttttccagtagcGCTTAATACCGAAGTGGGTGCCGCATGCTACATGGCCTGGCTTGAAATGTGGGTCACAAAACAAAAAAACCGTCGGATTCATGCCTTCAATCGCTAGGAGCCGCGCGAACTAATTACGTGGCAGACTGCAGACTACCAGATTGCCATGTATTTTATAGGATTAAGGGCCAAGGTTCCACGGTAGTACTGTCAATGGGCTGTCCATCGAGCTCTACTGCTCTCTGGCCTGGCCCGCTTCATGCTGGCCTTGGCCTGGAATATTAGGCCTATGGTCAGGCCCTGGGGCTAAAATATTACCCATTTATTAATCGGGCATGGGCTGGGCTTATGTTGTGCGGAGGTTGACATTTTGGTTTTGGAACTTTGCTACAGATCTACAAACTTTTATAAATGCCGTTCTACATAGGTCTATCAATGATCAAGCTGGCCTCCCGCTCTTAGCTCACCAAGGCTAGAGCTGTCCCGTTGGGCTCCTGCCTCAGCCTGCCATAAGCCGGCATTGCTTTTGACATTTACAAGCCCCGGAAAAGGCTTGATTTTGAGGCCCATAGGATCAATGGCCGGCCGGCCTCGACCTGAGCCACATTCTAATAGAGGCCTAGCACAATCCAACTGTAGGCTGGCTGCAATGGGCTTGGTTCGAGCCTATTGTACAAACCCGTGGGCAACCACCGGCCCTAAATTGAGGCCCAATAATTAAACGATGTGGGCTCTCAGACGCGGTGTTATACTCTTGTCAGCAATTTACTGTGCTTACATAACCATGGGGATAAGTGTAAATGGTCCAAACACCAGTTTTAATCTGTTTTAGATGGATGATAATTCATTGTGATGTCTACACCACGCAATCGGCATTCAAGGATGCGGCAGTGATCCGTCCAGGAGAGCGGCTTAGGTGAGACCCAGGCCCTGACCCCAGACGGTCTGGCCCTTACAGTGGGATTACcgtcctaccttgatgtatgtattatatatccacctcatccatccgtttttccaaatcatttcagtgcattattccaaaaatgaagcagattcaattattATGCGGACCATACCatttgaaacagtggtgattgaccattaacaggccacaaaagttttggatcaagctgatatttggttttttaccttcatccaggcttatgtgagcatatcaacagattggatggtaaataaatactaAAAAACATTAATATacaccttaaaaagtttttaatgataagacgGTCAATTACCgtacggtccacctgataattggatctgctttgaGGGTTTTTATAGATTGATGGGCAAGGCCCATAAGAGCTTACAGCATTGTTAAGTGCTGTCTCCACCTTAACAAGTTGGGCCCTTTTCTAGGCCCCAATTTATGGAAGCCCAAAAAGAATAGGTGCATGACCAGCTATGAAGCCCATGTATCTTCATAGAAACCAACCCAATTACACACATATCCatgaatataaaatcaaatagaTATGATTTAAAGTTTGGTCACACACTACACAAAACTTTAGCTATTGGATTAGATATTTGGGCCCAAAATAAGTGGACACATAAAAAAGGCACAAATTTAGTCCACGTGGGTAACAATGGTGGGGGTTTGAATCTATTTCCTCTCTCCATGATTGATTCCATGgtctggctctgataccaaatgttaGAGTTTCATTTACATGGTTACATCATGCATCAActatgaggaagaagagagagtttACTGCCTTGACCATTACTGTTGGCGATTAGAGTTTCGCCGGAGAAGATAAACAGCCACCAAATcttccttctcttcctctctcataATGATGGGAGATGAAGCTTAGCACATGTGAGAGAAGAGTCGAGGACCGAGCCTCCTTTAAAGCTTGCAGCAGTCAATAACACAGCATTGTTATTAGATATGCACGAGGCCGGGTCCTCTACAAGgacttgtagaataagcttattgtgTTAGTAAGTACGAGCATAGGTTGTGTTTATGGCATCCAACTTGTTTGTGAAGGCTGCCCTACCATGAAAGTGGGACAACTCAAAAACCATTTTGATCCAAACAATGTATAGGTGAAACTAAGCAAGGTATGTCTAGGCCCAGCCCATGGTCTAAGATCCAGCTAGCCTGGGCTAATGAATGAGGTTGCGGCCGGGACCACCACCGTACAATGACTCGACCTAGGCCTTGCCTACTTGTCAGGACTTTCAATACATGCGGGCTCAGCTCCAACCCAATTGTTCATTGGGCCCAAAACATATGCCTGAATGCTACCCTGGCCTAGAGGATGGGCCAACCCAGCCCATTTTCCATTCTAATGGTGAGGAATACTATTTCTAGACGAGCATTGAAGGTGCCAAACACAAGCACCGCTAAGGAACGTGGGTGAGATAGGGGTCAGTCATCAGCCGCTGCCCTTAGTCCTGGCACCAAGATAGGATTGGGACGCTGATCATGCGTTGAATGTGGAATCCTGTCAATCTTTTCCCAACCGTCCGCTTCTCTtacatgtgcggcccacttgatgagtggaaatGTGCACATTTTGCGCCAACAGCATTCATTGTGCGGACCACATGATGTACAACCCAGATGTGTGTGCCATTTTCAGACTACCTTAGCCATCCAAAAAGCCAAAAAAATAGACACACAATAACGGGATTGCATGAGCCCTCAAAAATGAGGGCCCTAAAGATGCTTAGGAAAAGGACTCGGATGTACTAGTGACCCTTTTAGTACGGGCGTCCCTAtagccccaccttggtgtatatgttTATCTATgttatccatccgttttgccagctcattttaagacatgacctcgaaaatgaagcagattcaaattttaagtggaccacatgatgcaAGAAATAAATGGCCATTATTAAAAACTtgatggggccacaaaagctttcacTTAAATTCTTGtccataattcaattgaatccttggaagctgaagaccgaagatatAAGAGGACATGAAACATTAACAAATGAAGAACAAGTAAAttatgaggtgccttggtaatcCTAACCttatacataaaacaacataacCTCTAAATAATCTGTTCTTAAATGGGTAGACTCTTGCTTGATCATCATATAGTCTTATGAGCTCATTTGAAACATTAGAAATTGGCTACAAGAGGTTTAGAGTTGTTGTAAACCAAACAGCCCAAGATAGCAGACTTTTGATCAAAGCTTGATCGATCGACAGTCGAGCTTGGTTGATCGAGGATGGCCAAAACAACTCAGCAACATTTCTAGCCAAAATCAAATAAAGTTCTATTGATCGACACACTTATAAGCTTAACGCATTGAAATGTGGGAGATCCATAAAGTTGCAAAATGTATAGGCAACTGCCCATTACAAATGACCGATCTTACCGACAATCCTAGGAGATCATGAGCATCGAATACTACCTTTTCCAAATAAGTGTGATATCCTCTTAAGTTTGTAAAAAGCGCGGGGGCTATAACCACCGATAATCCAATCTCATAAACTCCTTTGATGCACAAATGTCGATCGCATTGTGAAAAAGGTTACAACTTGATGCCCCATGAAGCCACAAAATGTGGAGGGACAAATTACAATGTTTTCTCCAACCCTCGCAAGACGTCTAGGTTAATCTttaaccaaacaagcttctaAACAAACAATACTCTAGTTGGAGTAGACCAAACTACGATTATGTCTAACTCATGAGGTGGAGTGTCCACTCGCTTTAACATTCAGTTGCATGCAACTTCTGCTAAAAGATAGCATATGTAAACACTCAAATTGGATATCGTCAGCCAACCACTAGCTGACGGTCATCTGTCAACCTTTGCACTGACCAAATATTTTTGACAGATCCTACA
Protein-coding regions in this window:
- the LOC131235451 gene encoding zinc finger CCCH domain-containing protein 9, producing MQKEIGPANGGIRAAMSTPNFSQNQRLSASPHRNSDGCDLTSIYSIVPPPKDSVPNSSSISISPSSCSCDEENANATENRLYLATLALQYHDLYEKYGACLSRLHETTQEVEALRQENTRLRIANGDLSKRLSLLTGKPSSLPSRVGSPGFQPLSVVNDFRRLCVGDGGRNGRASSEVPETSPTSVLGYGENRFEKKSTERVTLPKSISVRSSGFLKVSPPSGSNASSSRANRFRPTSPLTVGSQRVYVPGEKNDEAALEFEVYNQGMFKTELCNKWQESGTCPYGDHCQFAHGIGELRPVIRHPRYKTEVCRMVLAGDTCPYGHRCHFRHALTEQERFVGPA